One window of Thermacetogenium phaeum DSM 12270 genomic DNA carries:
- a CDS encoding FeoB small GTPase domain-containing protein, giving the protein MGLTFLSSGSNAPIKPSRPKPLPRRPLIALAGNPNTGKSTLFNALTGLRQHTGNWPGKTVLKATGTYYYRDKKFLLVDLPGTYSLLAKSADEEVARDFICFGHPDAIVVVTDATSLERNLNLVLQVMEISPQVVVCVNLMDEARRRKMRVDVEALSRELGVPCIPTAARNGVGLEELKEAIYNVATGKITPSPRLVTYAPEVEQAAAELAAQIRPYLPRRVNHRWVALRLLEGDYSIVEAICGHQDEESEKAARREVAAWAR; this is encoded by the coding sequence ATGGGATTAACTTTTCTATCATCCGGGAGCAACGCCCCCATCAAACCCTCCCGGCCGAAGCCCCTCCCCCGGCGGCCGTTAATTGCCCTGGCGGGGAATCCCAATACCGGAAAGAGCACGTTGTTCAACGCCCTGACGGGGCTGAGGCAGCATACCGGCAACTGGCCGGGAAAAACCGTCCTGAAAGCTACGGGGACATATTACTACAGGGACAAAAAGTTTCTCCTGGTGGACCTCCCGGGAACCTATTCCCTGCTGGCAAAATCGGCGGACGAAGAGGTGGCCCGGGATTTCATCTGTTTCGGGCACCCTGACGCCATCGTAGTGGTCACCGATGCCACCAGCCTGGAACGCAACCTGAACCTGGTGCTGCAGGTTATGGAAATCTCCCCGCAAGTCGTGGTCTGCGTCAACCTGATGGATGAGGCCAGGAGAAGAAAGATGCGGGTGGACGTGGAGGCTCTGTCCAGGGAACTGGGAGTCCCCTGCATCCCTACCGCTGCCCGGAACGGTGTCGGGCTCGAAGAGCTGAAAGAAGCCATTTACAACGTAGCGACCGGGAAAATCACCCCCTCCCCCAGGCTGGTCACCTATGCCCCGGAGGTGGAGCAGGCCGCTGCGGAACTTGCGGCGCAGATCCGCCCCTATCTTCCCCGGCGGGTGAATCACCGCTGGGTCGCCCTGCGCCTGCTGGAGGGTGACTATAGCATCGTCGAGGCCATCTGCGGCCACCAGGACGAGGAATCAGAAAAAGCCGCCAGGAGGGAGGTTGCGGCATGGGCTCGCTGA
- a CDS encoding CGGC domain-containing protein has product MEKLLPHGLNVVHLSSCMMLEDDYPRCPHKEEIKRIIEKKGVRVVEGTHH; this is encoded by the coding sequence GTGGAAAAGCTGCTCCCGCACGGTCTGAATGTGGTGCATCTCTCCTCCTGCATGATGCTTGAGGATGACTATCCCCGCTGCCCGCACAAGGAGGAGATAAAAAGGATCATTGAAAAGAAGGGCGTCCGGGTGGTGGAAGGCACCCATCACTGA
- a CDS encoding FeoA family protein yields MPGKLLPLSQLPNGETGRVAHLAVDGLIRRHLMDLGLVIGSHVVAVRRSPSGDPTAFNIRGAIIALRNEDAGRILVHID; encoded by the coding sequence GTGCCGGGAAAGCTCTTGCCCCTTTCACAACTTCCGAACGGCGAAACCGGGAGAGTAGCCCACCTCGCAGTCGACGGCCTCATCAGGCGACACCTGATGGATCTGGGGCTGGTGATCGGATCCCACGTAGTAGCGGTCCGCCGCAGCCCCTCGGGGGATCCTACCGCCTTCAATATCAGGGGTGCAATCATTGCCCTGCGCAATGAGGACGCCGGCCGGATCCTGGTACACATCGACTAA